GCGTTCGAGATGTGTGCCCATTGTGGCAAGCAGTTCCGGTAAGCCTGACTTATTCTCACACGACAAAAGTGTGTACCGCTTCTTGCTGCTTCTCAATCTACTTAACAGCTTCTCATCTACGAGGTCACATTTGTTGAATACCACCATCCCACTTCCTAGCAGCGCTTTGTCCAACCCGATCGATGCTATGTATTGTTCGACATACGAATCCACGTGATCGTGACAATCGATTCGGGAAGCATCGATGACGAACACGACAAAATCAGCGCTCTCAACGTACGCTTTCGCTCGCACAATACCTTCACTTTCGATTACATCATCTGTTTTTGAACGAAGACCCGCGGTATCGGCAAGAACCACCGGGTAGCCTCCGATATCGTAATGTGATTCCACGATATCTCGCGTGGTACCGGCAATACTGGTCACGATCGAAACGTTGCGTTGACTGAGCAAATTGATCAAACTACTCTTGCCAACGTTCGGAGCTCCAACGATGGCCGTTCGAACGCCATCCCTGAGTCGCTCCCCTCGTCGGTTATCATTCAGGTGGGCTTTCAGTTCTTCTATTAGCGTCCGGACCTCAGTTACGCTCCCTTCCAGAACACCATCGTCAACATCTTGATCCTCGGCGAAATCTATGTACGCTTCTACACCCGCAATTACCTTCACGAGCTGTGCGCGCATCCCATTGTAAAATGTGGCCAGCTGACCGTTTGCCTGTCGCAATGCCTGCCTCCTCTGTGCCTCCGTTTCGGCGTGTATCAGATCGGCTAAACCTTCGACTTCCGTtagatccatttttccggcaTAGAACGCACGCTTTGTGAACTCTCCCGGTTCGGCTATTCGTGCTTCGGGAAATGCTGCCAAGCTATCGTACATCGCTGCAATGATTGCCGAACCGCCATGCACGTGAAACTCGATCGTGTCTTCCCCGGTGAAACTATTCGGACCTACAAAGGGAGGGTCATGCGTTAATGACAAAGAATTGTGGATTGAATAGTGTTTGCTTACGCCATACCGGGAAACCATAGCAGGAGTCCTCGATCAATCATTTCATTCGTTCGACCGTGATATATCCTCGTGAGAAGGGCTTTTCGTGCTGCTGGTAATGATTTTAGACGTGTCTTGCGACACAAGATTTCCCTTGATGCTTCGCCTGACACACGAATGACTGAAACGCCGCATTTTCCGAAGCCtgtaaacaaatcaattaattCCTTAGTTTTGTTCGCAATTACTAATAGCTTATATAttcattttaaacatatataaggacggacgagccgaatttttaataataattttatttccttggATAACGTTTAATTCAAAAAGATTCCATCCAGAACCTTACAACAGTCGCGAGTCAACAAACCCACGTAGCAAAACTAGGtgtgaaacacacaaacaaaacgcctGAGCGCGAGATGAATTTTGAAGCTTAAAAATAGAAGTACGCAACCACAGGCCCCGGTGATAACATACCTGAGGAAAGTCCAAATATTGTTGAGCTGTTTTGCGTTGATGAACTAGCTAGAGTAGCTTTTTTAGCGAATCGCGACACAAAACACCCGGCtctgaacaaaaacaaacgaccaAATATCATTTTGATCGATTCTGACAGTTTCGTCGATTAACTTTGTAAGGCTttgttgattaaaaaaaaaagtgagcggaatcaaggtactttaaaaagacaggtagctttatccagaacaaatcctcgattgtattttagaaaaaacttcagagtttgacattcacgggatggtgggatgtttacttcgggaacgctcttttcggagctgttttcgcttttctgtggtattacgacagttaaaattcacgaaaagtggcacgaaagttgaagtttatgcaaatattcccaaaattctttcaatagtttcaatatgctatcggtccgtaggtcttgccacccggcctagaacaagagctagctagcgttcctggaccgtgctcactcgctgtaaaacacaactcgttcgctcgaatgatcttaaatagagagatgaatcatttaaacattcgaaaaagagtgaaatcaggtactttccctgataaaaccaccaaacttgcccacatcttcttcttcttcttcttgaaactcacgtggttttgttgataaaaagcgccctgctatgaatgtcaaacaaattcaaaatggtgacctgtcaaagcggttaagaagctacctgtctttttaaagtaccttgagcGGAATTCgaaaagtgtgagcgaaaaTCGAAAGTGCGGGCGaattcaaaatttaaattcataCGTTTTTCAAACGTCTCTCAAACGGTATTTTGGTAACTTATGAAAATATCCTAACAGAGCAAAAATCATTAAGAAAACGTCAAAAAAATTGCCTTCACTAACTGATATAGCGTCAGATTAATTTTTGAAGGCATACAGTATACTCAGATATTGCTCACGGAAGACCGCATTTTGTGCCGGCATAATTCTACGGACCTAAACTGCTAACTGATCCAGCAAATTAACTTTCAACACGATCAAGCCATCAAACAATCATTTGacgtttgctgatgatgcgaaTTGAGAATAACGGTCAAGTAAACAATAATTGGAATCAGAGCGTTAACGTGCGTAGCTCTCGTGGCCTTCAACGCTCGAGTAGAGAAGCTTCACCGTTAATTTCTCAACGCACAAAAAGTCGACGACGTCAAATGGAGATGTTGATCGTAAATTCACCTCTCGCTAATGAACCAACCAATGTGGCTTGAAATTGAAAGATCACAGCGTAAAGCGTTCGTTCTCGCGGTTCTCAGCAttcactctctccctcgaATCCCCAAACCCGATGCCAATGCCAAGCACCATTTGGCCTATTAAAAGGTATCCCGCTAATTTCCACACTTTTCCGTCTCGATGCCATTGCGGTCCCGAACCGGTTGTCACATCTGTTCCGAGCGGATTGGTGACCAATGGCTTCGACAATCGGTTCTCTAGTACGACCCAGTTCAGCGCATCTATCCGTTGGCACAACGTAAGCTCGCGTGCAGTGCCATTGACTTACCGATCGGGAATCATGCGATTGACGGCCACGGTGATCCTGTGCCtgggtgtgtttgttcgttccGGCCTCACCGAGCAACGTCACAACGCAACGTCACAGCTTATGGAGTCAAGTTCTTCACGGATTCTATCGCGGCAACAGCGCAAAGCTTTAATATTTCCCATCCAGACCACTCTGCAGGTATGTGCGTCACGAGAATcgacatccatccatccgacgATCAGTCTGCActcgtttccttccttccttcgttctaGGTGAGCATGTTAACCGCTACCGATGGGCGACTGTTTgcaccgaagaagaagtacCCGGCACGGAAGTTGGGCATCAATTTGGGCTTTCAGCAAAACTTCAATCTACCCTTTCGGTTGCTGGAGTTCTACAAACCACCGACCTGGGCACGCGCCCTTGTCGGTGTTTTGCGCGGCGACTTCCCTTCCACGAGCGTCGTAAGGGCACGAAGCTTTAGACGTTCCATCGAACAGCAAGAGCCGCAGCACCAACCGCTAGCACTGTCCGCTGGTCAACTGTATACGCACGCCGAGGATCTACTGCACGTGTTCGGTTATGATACGGACTGTCTGCTGCGTAGTGTCTGCGAACTGGCCCACAGTCCTTTCGATCGTTCACCGGACAACGAAGACGTTATGACGGAAGTAGTTCATCTGCTACTCAGGTAAGTTCAGTGTAcagtgcgttgttgttgtggaatgTGCCCCGGAATGCGCTGTTTGATTGAAGTGGTACCTTTTTCCTCCTCTGCAGTCCCTCGGAACACCAATCTTTTGCCGATGATGAGACGGAACTGCGGCGGAAGTACGAAATGGCCGAACGGCTCGGTGCGAGCGGTGCCAACTGTGAACTGATCTACGAACGGTGCCACCGGTCGGTGTTGAGTGACTTTTCCAATCTGATCGACGTTTCGTGAGGTTTGGTTTCGTGAACCGCCTCCGCTTCAGCTACCTGTGACCTAGAATTCTGTTAAGATTTTGGAGGCTTGGGCAATTTCGTGATCAACCTATTccacttcctgttcctgtgCTACGTCCAGCGTGAGACGTCTCGTTGTTTGGGTTTTCCATTCAATAAATATGTTCTACTTCAAATTGGGGGCGAGTGCGTGATGTTTAATATTTGGAAAGAAATGCCCTGCAAGGCGCGGCTGCTAAGCATCAGTGCACACAATCGGACCAAACTCCCACGGGAAGGAAGTACTTCATCCCAGCCAGAGAGATTGATTGCATTGTCTTCTACTCGGTCCTCACAAACGGGTGCAAACGGTTCAAAATGCATCGTCGCACCTCTGGCCACGTATCGGTTGTCTATCAGTCGATTGCACTTTGTTGCCTAGTGGCTAGTGGTGCCTGGGGTACGGTACAAGAAGGGTTCGCGAATaacgtcgacacacacactggcggaTGTGGGCCGAACGGAacaacgctgacgacgacgacgacgacgacgagcgtgGCAACCGGGCACTCGGACTTACCGGAGCCATTTCACCGTGGCCGTGACCGACGTTACGTGCTCAACTATCCGGTCAATGGCGGTGTGGCGAAGGTGCTGTTTGGTTTCGTCGCGCCGGTCCGCTTCCATCACAAGCTAAAGCGGAGCATCAATTTGGGCATCAACCTGCAGGCCAACTATCGTATCCTGCCGGACATCATCTTTCCCCATCCGGAGTCCGTGTGGAAGAATCGCTACAACGATGACGCGTACATCGATACCGGCCGACGGCAGCTGTaccagctgctggagaaaCTACTGGCCGGAACACCGGGTGGCAATGCCGGAAGCAATGCCACGGCCAGGGCCCGGAACTGCCTGCTGCGGACGATCTGCGAAATTGCCGACACACCGCTCACCCATAACGGTATGGTCGGGGAACTGATGGATGTTGTGTTCACGTaagtggtttgtttggttccgTCCCCCAAAACGCGGTGGTCACCTCAAAATTGCATCCCGGACGTGATATTCGATATTGCCTGCCGGCACTACTGCTCTACTACCTGTTCTACTTGCAGCCCTGGCGATACGGACGAGCTGGCCGATGAGTATAAGATGGCGCGACGGTACGGTGCTAACGGAGTGGATTGCAGCCGCTTGTACGACGCGTGTCCTTGGGGACACGGCATTCTGGACACCATTACGGCACTGCATTGGTGATGCTTCAATGAGCTGGTCGATTCAGCTGCCAGTAGACGGTAGCGGTAGACATATTTTTGGATTATGCATTGACCGATGGCCGTCGGTCAAAGAGGCTTCATAACGATTGTTGCGGCATGATTCTAAACAATGCAACAATGAATAGCGTACGCTATTCGCATGTTTAGCGTTATACGATGTttaatttgaacatttttaaggCGTCTTTTTGCATAAATGACGAATGAATTTGTTCATCTGTCAAGAATATACCGATAAGTGAGGTGTTTACTAAAAATATCACCTAATAAACTATAGAAGAACTGTTTTGAAATCGACATCGAGGAATATTACTAGTTTTGCTAGTTTATTTCATCTTAAAACATAGGACGAAAATCCTGTACGTTATCCAGAAttattgctgatgctgattaaAGCAAGCATTGGTTTAATTACAAATACAATTTTAAGACATTCAAGGCACTCTTAACGTCATTAACGTCATTGCAATATACTCTAATCTTGCAATATAAAAGGTTCTTAGGGATTCCCTAAATAGTTCTTTAGAGCCCACTGACTTTCATAATAAAATACCAATGCAAATGTACTGCGAAATCAACCACATAAATGTATGcttcttattttatttttacattttatttaaatataatCGACTCTCTGCAGAGGGAGTTCTTGAGATTCTGTTAAGTAATACTCTACGTACAGACACCCTGATGTTTTCGATATGAAAAGCTGACCTGATCCCAAACATTCCTATTGCCAGCTGAGAACGTTTGGCGAGATCTGGAGCAGGCTTCAAACGGACCAAAAACCATGCACGGAGAAAGCGAAGAGAAATGGATGCACAGCAACTAATATGCACCGAATTGGGATCGAAGTCGTGAAGCTGCCTGTCTCCAGAACGTagcttcctcccccccctcccacccgtCCCGGTTTGATGTCacccatcattatcatcatcatcatcgatgtcaGGTGACATACATTTTCTAATTCGTCAATCACGTCACGGCAATCGGAACACGCACCGCTGCCGCTCcacggaaaggaagggaaagttTCGGCTATTCTCCTGCCAGAACTACGGTTGCGCGTGTCGGCATGCGGCATATCACAGTGAGTGAGAGTGTGCCGTGGCGATCGTGTGTCCGTCCAAAGAACGATCGGAACAACCGGGTACCTCAAATCATGGACGCGTCACGATGGATTGCCTTTATGGTAGCATGCCTAACGATTGGAGGCGCGTTCGGTGCGGTCGAGCAACAGTACACTAACTCCAGCGAGGCGCTGGTACGGCGGAAGCGAACGCTTATCTTCCATCCGATTTCCAGAGGAATCGTGAGTATTCTGTCGAAACCTGTTGTGTGTAAGAAGTTTTTGGGGCACTATAGAcatggtttgtggtgtggcgCATTCTCTTCGACAGTTTCGTGTCAACATCAAGGACGGTATGGCTGATAACAGCTCGATCTGGGCCCATGGTATTGGGTTCCGTATGAACATTGAGTTCTACAATCCGCCCGGACTGAAGATCACACGTCGGGATGTGCATCAATCGCTGGAGAGTATGATCATGTCGTAAGTACTGAGAACCACCATCGTTATGTTAGGATGCTAATGAATCCCACCAATGGAACCCCTTTTCCCTAAAGCCACGGCTTCGATGGACGTGCGTGCATCCTTCGGACGTTCTGCGAAATCTCCAAGGTAATGACCCCGAAGAGTGGCATTCTGTTCCAGCTGTTTAAGCTGATCTTCCGGTAAGTGTGACACTCCCTCCAGGAACGCGGTGACGAACGCAAGTCTTACGATGGctaactgtgtgtgtgtgtgtgtgtgggcctcGGGACCGCCACCCCTTTCTTCTCGTTCCCTTTTCACCCAAAAACAATTGGCAGATCCAATTCGCCCGACCCTGATGACAGTTCCATCGGTTCTTCAAACAGTTTGCCGGAAGGTGACGACAAGTACTTCCCGTACCTGACGGCCAACGATTGCCGGGAGCTGGATCGCCACTGTCCCATCACGCAGCTTGAAATGGATCGTGTCGGCATCCAGGATAACGATGTGACTGGCACCGCCTCGACGGATCCACCGTCGGATCCCGATGGGTCCCGTTCGCGTTCGTACGATTAACCCATTTGCCGCAAGCGCAACAGAGTGTAGCGACgggtcgtcgcagtcgtcgtgCTGCCCTGGAGGAAGCGGGGAGAACGCAGCACTGCAGATTTCTGCTTCAGCTTCGGTGCCGGGACGAAGATGAATGGCCCCAGCTGATGGTCGCAATTTATTAGCCAGCAAAGCGGTGCTAAaagacgcggacgacgacgcggactacgacgcggacgacgacgcggactacgacgcggacgacgacgacttcacGCCGAGAACGATGATGTTATTATCGGTTGCATGACGCGCGAGCATCGTGCACTTTATCCCCGTGCACCgtggttgcttcgatggttGGTTGCGATGCCGGTCCCGGGTTGCCGGAAGTTgaatctcgatctcgaacgcAATCCTCTCGAGGACAACGAAggggcgtgtgtttgtgtgtgtgtgtgtgtgattgaatagcacgatgaggatgaagatgatgatgatgatggcgatggcgatggtgatggtgatggtggcagctCAAGAAAGTATGTCGCACCGAGTGTACTGGTACTCGCGTGTATTGCATTGCAGGATTTCCGGATTGGCAGGGTGCAAGTCAATATGTCGTAGTGCAGTGTGCCGGTGTGTACAGTGACAGGATGTTGTGTAGTACGTGCAGACAATATATCATTTCATAGCCGGCTAGcattagggtgcaatcgagtTAATCGAATGTTTTAAGATTGTCATAACAGTTTAATGATGGTGCGTTTAGATATAGGCAGCGTGTATGTTGACGAAACAAATACACACCAGCGTGATGATAACACATTCTCAAAGTATTTCTCATGGTTTGCCATGATTAAtataaaatattgataaattcagtttaaataaaatattttctaCATTCTCCAGTGGTTCTCCATGAGTGTGTTCATATACTTAGATTTCGATATTAACATTGTCTGAGGTGATTTGCTAGATGGAGATCAAATGTAGTCGCATTCTTCCTAACAATATTTTCGTATTGTTATTTAACCATTGCACAAATACCAGAGTTGTTCCTTAAATTAGAAACGATTGTTTGGAAGAGTTTATTCTTTTAtctgaaaagaaaactctctTCTCTGATGCTCGCTATCTCAACTTCCTTGGTAACTTAAGACTTCCTTTCCAGCAAAGGCTTAAGGCACTGGAAGAACTTCActtgataaaaaaataattattccaGCTAGTAATCATAGCATGCCTGATGGAACGAAGATCCTAAAACTCTTGTACCGCAGCTTATCATTACAGCAAAACACTTTCTCTCATATTGATTTATGTCCTGGTGCCAGAAAGTTGGCCAGTCGAATATAGAATTATGGAGGAATGATTGCCTCGCAGTGGACAATAGTTTTGTTAAACCAACAGGAAGGATCTCAACAGCTGAGATTCCCAGTAATCACTTTATAACACCATATAATTTACTTTACAATACTCTATTCTATGAATATATGGTTAATTTTCATTAGAAATATAATTATTTCGGAGATTACAATATTTTACTTGCGAAAACAGATTAAATTCGTTCATTCAGTAGAAGGATCACATTAAATTAAGCTATATTatattctatttcttttttatgtgtCTTTattaaacaaaccttcatacaAACTCCTTCAACCCAGGCTGAAAATCCACAGACAGCGAATTAGTTTAGGTGTTTATTTTCTTGTCTAGCTGTTCTTGTTTTATTATCATTCTTTTAAGTTAATGTCATTTCGGGTTCCATTCGGAGGAAATGAACCGTACGGATACAGTACACAACGCTAGCCAGCAGTGGGTGTGTAACATTGTAACTTAAACGATTATCAAGAGAGCATCCTAGCAGCAGAACGGTCTTCGCGTGACCGTTGCTCTACATTTGCTCCCCCCTAACTTTGATAccgggtttttccttttcctgttcttttgttttcttttgccgATCAGTTCAGATACCTTCGATCCGTGCGCAACATGCGAATCAGTGCACGGCCCcggctccccctcccccacccgagAAAGGAAAACCCATTCCCAACAAAACCGCTAATCAGAACCGCAAATTGCCAGCAAAACTCATATCTCCGCCCGACCGCCAGCCGAGATTGATACGTCACGAAATACGTTGGCACGCGATGGTTTTGCTGTGGCGGCAACGGAAGGGATCGATTAGTCACGGTACGGTGGCACCGGAAGAAGCGTTGAATTATCTAGTCTTACACCAACACGGTCCGGCGCGTAATTGAGTTATGGCGTGAGTTGTAATTGTGGACACCATCTGTATGGTGGTTGTCGCGAGTACCGCAAATTCGATTACATCCGAACCTTAACCTTTGGAGCGCAAACCGTCaaaccgctggctggctggctggctggctggcgaaccGCAGCGGCTGGTCAGCGACCGGAATCAGAAAACAAAGTCCGAGGACCAGAAACTATCCTCACAGTAGGAGTACGTCTCGGCACAGTTTCCACGGTGGGCGTGGGCCTCATCGTACAGCCGGTGCTTATGGTGGCCC
The sequence above is a segment of the Anopheles darlingi chromosome 2, idAnoDarlMG_H_01, whole genome shotgun sequence genome. Coding sequences within it:
- the LOC125947967 gene encoding tRNA modification GTPase GTPBP3, mitochondrial produces the protein MVSRFTGEDTIEFHVHGGSAIIAAMYDSLAAFPEARIAEPGEFTKRAFYAGKMDLTEVEGLADLIHAETEAQRRQALRQANGQLATFYNGMRAQLVKVIAGVEAYIDFAEDQDVDDGVLEGSVTEVRTLIEELKAHLNDNRRGERLRDGVRTAIVGAPNVGKSSLINLLSQRNVSIVTSIAGTTRDIVESHYDIGGYPVVLADTAGLRSKTDDVIESEGIVRAKAYVESADFVVFVIDASRIDCHDHVDSYVEQYIASIGLDKALLGSGMVVFNKCDLVDEKLLSRLRSSKKRYTLLSCENKSGLPELLATMGTHLERLCGNPGIENPTITQERHRYHLKQCLDCLERYREYFTETSESARDLAIATHHLRNAVRSIGRITGSVETEEILDAIFSTFCIGK
- the LOC125959145 gene encoding uncharacterized protein LOC125959145, whose product is MRLTATVILCLGVFVRSGLTEQRHNATSQLMESSSSRILSRQQRKALIFPIQTTLQVSMLTATDGRLFAPKKKYPARKLGINLGFQQNFNLPFRLLEFYKPPTWARALVGVLRGDFPSTSVVRARSFRRSIEQQEPQHQPLALSAGQLYTHAEDLLHVFGYDTDCLLRSVCELAHSPFDRSPDNEDVMTEVVHLLLSPSEHQSFADDETELRRKYEMAERLGASGANCELIYERCHRSVLSDFSNLIDVS
- the LOC125959146 gene encoding uncharacterized protein LOC125959146; the encoded protein is MHRRTSGHVSVVYQSIALCCLVASGAWGTVQEGFANNVDTHTGGCGPNGTTLTTTTTTTSVATGHSDLPEPFHRGRDRRYVLNYPVNGGVAKVLFGFVAPVRFHHKLKRSINLGINLQANYRILPDIIFPHPESVWKNRYNDDAYIDTGRRQLYQLLEKLLAGTPGGNAGSNATARARNCLLRTICEIADTPLTHNGMVGELMDVVFTPGDTDELADEYKMARRYGANGVDCSRLYDACPWGHGILDTITALHW
- the LOC125959147 gene encoding uncharacterized protein LOC125959147, which encodes MDASRWIAFMVACLTIGGAFGAVEQQYTNSSEALVRRKRTLIFHPISRGIFRVNIKDGMADNSSIWAHGIGFRMNIEFYNPPGLKITRRDVHQSLESMIMSHGFDGRACILRTFCEISKVMTPKSGILFQLFKLIFRSNSPDPDDSSIGSSNSLPEGDDKYFPYLTANDCRELDRHCPITQLEMDRVGIQDNDVTGTASTDPPSDPDGSRSRSYD